Part of the Montipora foliosa isolate CH-2021 chromosome 13, ASM3666993v2, whole genome shotgun sequence genome is shown below.
AAATCAGACGCGGCGACAAGAGTGGTCTACGACAAGCCCGCGTTGTATCGGTCTCTGGAAAACTTGTCACAGTACACGATGCTTTAATTTGAATGCTTTGAATTGTCCTAGTACAGTCCACCCCTTTTGTTTCTGACAAAAAATAATGGCTCAGCTCTAAACGAACTAGTGATATTTCCAATACGAATAAAAGGAACACTACTGCTATTGTACCTGAACATGAAAGTCCATCACCAGTAAAGCCTGTCTTGCATGTGCAGTTGAAGGTTCCAGCCGTATTTGCACAAgttgcattttcattgcaatCATGGATACCGGTGCTGCATTCATCGACATCTGAATACCAAGAAAGGATACAGGTACTCAATTAACGATTTTTAAAGCCTTTTGATAAAAATCATCCAGCAGTTGATCTTCGTTCACCATCATCACTAAACAAGCATGACTGTTTGAACAAAGCCTTGACTTACGAATGTGgccaaccacaaaaaaaaactatcatcaCATCTTATATGAGAGTTTATGCTTCTGACGAATAGTACGTTAAAAAATTCGCAGCTCAAAATGAACTAGTGATATTTCCTGGCAATACGAATAAAGGTAATACTTAGCTATTGCACCTGAACATGACCGTCCATCTCCAGTAAAGCCTGGCTTGCATGTGCAGTTGAAGTTTCCAGCTGTATTTGTACAAGTTGCATTTTTATTGCAATCATGGATACCGGTGCTGCATTCATCGACATCTGAATACCAAGAAAGGGATACAGGTACTCAATTAACGATTTTTAAATCCTTTTGATAAAAATCATCCAGCAGTTGATCTTTGTTCACCATCATCACTGAACAACCATGACTGTTTGAACAAGGCCTTGACTTACGAATGTGGCGAActacaaaaaaaagttttctcaTATTTTATATGAGAGTTTACGCTTCTGACAAATAGTATGCTAAAAAATTCACAGCTCAAAATGAACCAGTGATATTTTCTGGCAATACGATTTATAAAAGTAACACTTAGCTATTGTACCTGTACATGACCGTCCGTCTCCGGTAAAGCCTAGCTTGCATGTGCAGTTGAAGtttccagccgtatttgtaCAAGTTGCATTTTCATTACAATCATGGCTCCCGGTGTTGCATTCATCGATATCTAAATGAGAAAAGGATACAGGTACTCAAAGTTTCAAAGTTTGATAAAAATCATCGAGCAATTCACTTTGATCTTTGTTCACCATCATCAACTATGATGACTGTTTGAAAGGCGCCTCAATGACTTTGAATTTGAATGTGGCTATAACAGCGAGAGAAATACCATCCTATTTTTTATCGGACTGATACTTCTGACCAACCTTTGGCCAAAAAAGCGAGGGTCGAAATGAACTCAGGCTATTGAATTTCCAATACGGCTAAAAGCGAGGAACACAACTGCTTTTGCACTTGAACATGAAAGTCCATTTTTAAAATCACTTCTGCTTTCGCAGAACCTTCTCTTTCCTTcttcaactttaattttttaatagcTGCCACACTTAAACGTTGTACGTTCCTAGGAAAGCAGCAAAAAAAGGTGATGACATTAGCCTGTCCTTACCGTTTTCGCACTTTTCTCCTGTAAATCCCTGTGGACACTCACAGGCATAGTTCTTCTCAGTGTATCCCAAAAGACACTTTCCATTCTTGGGGCATGGATTGTAACAGCAAGGATTCTGATGAGGTAAGATAATCATAATGTATCGAATTCAGTTCAGAGCACGAAGTTCCTTGGCTCAAATGTATGATTCGCGAGATATTTGTCTTACTTTTTGGTTTGCCTTGCCTGTTAACATATACTCAATCGTTTCCCAACACTGTAGTAGATTAAGATATCGAAAAATCGTTTTATAGGACTAGCCATGTCATTTCCACGTTTTGCTACACTATTGGTGAGTGTAATTAGTTTCACATCCTATAAACGAATCACTTTTAATGCGGGAAGTAAAAGCTGAGATAAAACTGAGATTTAGCCTGACAACAAAAGCAAAGCAATACCCACACCACTTCAGTTATACTGAGAAGGGGTGAAATCTGGCCGAATCGTTTCAATTTAACATGAGATACCTTTGCGCCTCTGTATGTCCAACCCTGACTTGGCTTGAGATCTTTCGGGTGCTGGCAGTGGTCCGAATCACTCAGTTCACAGATGACGCTGCTTGGAGATTTTCCGCTACCAATGTTGACAGACACACACTTGTTTTCCAAGAGACACCAATGTTCACATCCGTATTTTCCCACAGTGAAATTCATAAAGACGTGTCCTTGAAAGTATTGGCCCGTTTGTAGAGGAAGAAGGTGGATGGTTCGAGGGGAACAATCTATGCAGAATGACACATGTCACTGATGCAAATTACTAACAGCCAAAGGTCACAAAATATTGGCGGGAaataagtaaagtaaagtaaagtaagtaaagtaagtaagtaaacctttatttatacacgcTTGCCCCGTCAACTTAATAATTATCCCTAAAAGCTGATTTCCATAAGGGGCGTGTGGTTACAATAAAATGAGCAAATCGAATAACATAACTATTTACAATTATTTAcagtttgttctttgtttttttgtacttACCATAAATTACCAGCTAATAATTCTATTCACTAAAAATATTTCTACTTTCTCCATAGTAGGAGAGCAGCAAAAATCAGCTAAAGGTGcgtgcattaattttgttattaaaGATTGAAAGGGTGTCAGATTCACCGTCGAAGTGTAGCAGGAAGCGAGTTCCACAATTTTGCTTCACTCtagcaaaaacgtttttttttttttcgatattCATTTTTGGGTAGCGGTATCTGCAGTGAGGCGGAGGATGTCGTAAGTTTATGATGTGATATATCATTCCTACTTAtgaaaacagagttaactgaatagagtgtaatgtgaagtgctagatttcaatcccatatgaaccatgtgagcgttagccctacagatggaaatgtgcccacacaaggacagagaaaaactctaacctATCCTTCTACTTATGAAAAGATCGGCAAGGCAGTAAGGAGCCAACCCATTGACTATTTTATACATTTGCTTTGCCTTAGGCTTAGCCCGTTGAGTTTCTAGATTTTCCCAGCCTAAGAGACCTAAAGCCTCGGTGGCGGGAGTATCATTGAATAGATTCATTAATCAGCCGAGCTGATCTATTCGGAAGTTTCTGGAGCTCGTTAGCTAGCCCCTTCCCTAGGTTATCCCATACTTCACTACAGTAAATTATGGTGTGGCTGGATTAAAGCAGAGTGCCTCCCTCGACAAACTCCTGAATTTGTCTGAAACCTCCTACTCCCGAACTAACTCTTTTGGCAACATTCTGAATGTGCCTTGTCCCAAGATAGATGCTGGTCGATTTCTTTGCCAAGAACCCTACTTTGGTAAACCTGTTTAAGATTTTCCTCCATTAATTTCAATACACGATTGAGACTGTAAGTTTCTTAGCTTGTAGTTAGAACGGATTTGCATATATTCTGTTTTTGCTACATTTAGACTTAATTTCATTTACGCATAAGAGGAAGAAAAGAGGGCCAAGAATATACCCTTAAAGAATACCACAGGTAATTTGTGTTTCCGACCCTGTCCAGATGACATCGTATCATTTAACTGAAAATGATTTTGACTTGCGGTTGCTCCAAGTGCAGTGATACCATAT
Proteins encoded:
- the LOC137981810 gene encoding notch homolog 2 N-terminal-like protein A — encoded protein: MVSDAPNIRRYRPFVLDCLVISFLWLACLKIKTLANQDCSPRTIHLLPLQTGQYFQGHVFMNFTVGKYGCEHWCLLENKCVSVNIGSGKSPSSVICELSDSDHCQHPKDLKPSQGWTYRGAKNPCCYNPCPKNGKCLLGYTEKNYACECPQGFTGEKCENDIDECNTGSHDCNENATCTNTAGNFNCTCKLGFTGDGRSCTVRHIRKSRPCSNSHGCSVMMVNKDQLLDDFYQKDLKIVN